In Aedes albopictus strain Foshan chromosome 3, AalbF5, whole genome shotgun sequence, the genomic window GATTGATAGATATTGATAGATTGAAGtcatattcttaaatactcgttttcctttcgattgTCCGTCTCTAGGTCCGTCTAGAATgtcttagtaatgcatacattttgatcatagcagtagctcccgtgccccatcagtcagttaactgacctcagcttacctaacatcatatgtggcaactctttaagcgacatattggaactagtgccgagaacgcgaagagtcgttagaccactgatgtaggcgccaaatcatgggtgacgaattttacggcgtgcttgatcaaatttgtagcattttacacaatctattggacaacaaaagaaattcgaatagttaataacaacttctcatcaatacacctattgtctacacctctaactacatagcaccttaccttacttccgacatgatagattgaagttatattcttaaatactcgttttcctttcgatagtccgtctagaatgacttagtaatgcatacattttgatcattgcaatagctcccgtgccccatcagtcagttaactgacctcagcttacctaacatcatatgtggcaactctttaagcgacatattggaactagtgccgagaacgcgaagagtcgttagaccactgatgtaggcgccaaatcatgggtgacgaattttacggcgtgcttgatcaaatttgtagcattttacacaatctattggacaacaaaagaaattcgaatagttaataacaacttctcatcaatacacctattgtctacacctctaactacatagcaccttaccttacttccgacatgatagattgaagttatattcttaaatactcgttttcctttcgatagtccgtctagaatgacttagtaatgcatacattttgatcattgcaatagctcccgtgccccatcagtcagttaactgacctcagcttacctaacatcatatgtggcaactctttaagcgacatattggaactagtgccgagaacgcgaagagtcgttagaccactgatgtaggcgccaaatcatgggtgacgaattttacggcgtgcttgatcaaatttgtagcattttacacaatctattggacaacaaaagaaattcgaatagttaataacaacttctcatcaatacacctattgtctacacctctaactacatagcaccttaccttacttccgacatgatagattgaagttatattcttaaatactcgttttcctttcgatagtccgtctagaatgacttagtaatgcatacattttgatcattgcaatagctcccgtgccccatcagtcagttaactgacctcagcttacctaacatcatatgtggcaactctttaagcgacatattggaactagtgccgagaacgcgaagagtcgttagaccactgatgtaggcgccaaatcatgggtgacgaattttacggcgtgcttgatcaaatttgtagcattttacacaatctattggacaacaaaagaaattcgaatagttaataacaacttctcatcaatacaatggttagttttggacacctatgaaagatgtacaTATATGCTTATAGCTTTACGATCGCTCAGGCCAAGGTGTCTCGGGAATTTGGGTATTGTTAGTGGGAAGgtagactccaaaggatacgtttggtgaaCGTTGAGGCGCACAAAATATTATTTGGTTGTGTTGAAACAGCTGCCTGCATAATTCATCTGATCTGTTTCTTCATATTGACCGCTGCAGAACTGGGTGGCCGAAAATCTGGAAAGGAAAACTGTATCAACATATTTCATTGAATAAGCTATTCGTGATACGTTTGCAATGGTTATACACCTTACCATAGTTCCTGTATTATATAATAAACCTACCTGAATCCTCCCGAAAGAATATGTTCATTATCAGCAAACACTAAACACACCAACAGacacaccgaaaaaaaaatcactacatcAAATCTTGATTCTGGATTGTTCCTACAGGAGCCTGACTACATTTGTTAGGAAAATAGCATGATCAAATTTTAATGTGGTAGTCCTTGCGCCGTAACGCACTATTCCAAGGTGATATACTCACCTTAAGggttccgaagaaaaaaaaaacatttaggtacatacaaactttaaattaattgtataaagacgcggacaccgtcttcagccaaaggctgcacagactgaatgaaaattaacactagacaagggacacacggagcatgtaccggtggatacggagaagaaactattctcaagaaaattcccggagcgggaatcgaaccctcaccccacagcatggtgcgattagaagcttggtgaccctaaccgcacggctacgaggctccacatttgttgtttgtctgtattaacgagatttttaaccctaggctagttcatctcgggaccacacATAACCACattatgtgagtatgtcgggaatgggattcgatcccagatcctcggcgtgatagtcttgtgttcataccaccacaccaggttcgctccacataaattaattttaatttaataaattttaaAGTTTCGATTTAgggaaattattccatggattcctttaaaggACCCAATGAAGacagatttaaagtggaaatgagcaattatagaatcaaattaaaattatcctggtataatcgcaattcagtCGCATATTTGAGTCGTTTCAGATAATCTTTTTGGTGAAAACCGGGTAGAAAAAAtcgatggggaactggtatttccctttcaaactttcaaaattacaCGACATAACCTCAATTTTTAATCGCCAATGCAGCTGTAACTTCTTGCTTACTTGGAAGGGTCACCATGAAATAAGATAGGTCAGtcgttctccatgaattcctggagcaatcgttgaaagaattcactggaagcattgccggaaaaatctatgaagtaattcctggatgaatctctggtagaAAGCCTACAGGaatgcatggatgaatttctgaagaaaccctaaaggaattcccggagaaatccctggatgaattcctcaaagtatacctggagaaactcctggatgaattctgggaggaatcactagaggaaatgctagaggaatttctgaaagaatccttggaagaacttctggagaaatccctgaagcaattcctggaaaaatctttagagagaatcctggacgaatgcctggaggaacttctggacaaattcctggagaaattctcggatgaattcttggagcaatccctggaagaactcattaaggaatccctggaggaattcgtggagaaatctcctgaagaagtctggaaggaatccctggagaaaattctgaaataatcgcttgagaaatttcaggatgatttcctggaagaatctttagaagaattcctggacgaatctttgaaggatttcctaaaggaatcccttgggaaatctctggagaaatccctgaagtaattcccttgagtttcttgaggaatttctgaaggagagaattcctggagaaatccctgggggaatccttggagaaattcctggaggaatccatgaagcagctcctggatgaattcttaagggaatttctggaggaatccctgcatcaattcctggaggaaaatctggaagaattcctggaggaatgcctggaggaatccctgaaaaattctagaaggtattggtagagaaaatcctggaagaatttcttaaggaatccctgacggatttcctgaataaattcctggactcctggaagaactcctgggggaattcgtggaagagtctctgaagcaattcctggagaaatagctggaggaatttttgaaggaatcgctgaaagaattctttgaggaacatctgcaagaattcctggaagaatgtctggataaatgcctgaaagaatgcccaggagaattcctggtggaattctcggaggaatccccgaaatatttcctaaaaaaatctttggaggaattcctgggggaattccaaaagaaattcctgatgaattcctgtagtaatctctggaaaaatccatggaggaatgctttgaagaattccaggataaattcttgtagaaattcctaggggaattcctggtggaatttttggaggaattcctgaagtaatttctggacgaatctcaggcgaaattcctggaaaaatgtcaggaagaattcctcgaggaatgcctggagaaagttcctgatataatttctgtatgaactcctggaggatataCTAGAAGAATGTTAAATagctattcctgaagaaatcacatatGGCATTCTTGCggatatccagaaggaatccttagaagagttcgtggaggaattcttagaggaatagggggaggcggggcagtatggacacccCAAGGTTTTTGCCAGCTTTATCTGGCAAGATGtcataaaagtttaaatttttgatATATGTGTCCTTTTTAAGTCTATTTAGCAGCTATTGCACACGAGCATAAACGAAAAAAATGATTTATCGacatcaaaaaatgttttgaaaaatgttactatTCCATGACCGTCTTGaaacatacggggcagaatggacacccccatggggcagtatggacaccatgagacttttacaaatttcgtacattatttacacctgtaaagttatttcattacaaaacaactactatggatgaataatacgccaaagtagttaatttttgttcagttaatttaaattcagactgttttggataaagctttgtttttgtcggcatgtaggggtaggcggggcaatatggacatcctaaggtttttgccaactttacctggcaagatgtcaaaaaagttttgaACTTTGAACTTTGAACTTGAACTGAGAAAATTTTCAGTATGTTACTCATTTCaggcgcaattgtacagtgattcctttatcacatgtgtgtcataagtataagaaACCTTTTCCCATATGTTACCTACACACCTGATCTTCGTAGTCAACCAGACAGATACACACTAGGGTAGtggactaggggcaagacactgtgcaatccggagcaactctgagcaatcctgagtaactcttttcgctcgaatccattcagaaacgtctctacgaagcgggaaatcaggcaagactgctcgatttttcactggtatcaggcaacacttcaggaaaaccagagtgatccagggcaatcctgaggaattctgagcaacacttcgataacagagttactctcgctgtatctgtcctgcccctagataAAATTAGCATTGACACAATTAATAAACGATTGTTTGATCTTGTCTGAACATAGGCATGGGATTCGGATGaggcaaaaatcattcaattcatgGCAGTGGTTTTTGCTCAGTGCTGGAGCGGGTGGTGCTGGAGCGGGTCGTTGCACAAATGAACGTGGCCATTCTTTTGACTTTTGAGCGACGCCGTGTTGTTTGGGTGGCGATGGACTTGTTCATTTTAAGTAAAcacggcacctctcaaacgttaaTTTAGTGAGCTCGTGCATTGATCCACTCTGATCATTCAGGCGACATCAACGTGATGTTTGATTCTAATGTTTCATCAGTCGTTAGATGTATGCTGATGTTTCAAACTCTAAAGCGAACAACATTTGACATCAATATGAAATTAAACTCTAATGTAACGTTGCATTCTGGTATCGTAACATGTATTCTGATGTTACAAGTGAGCATCACTCGACATCAACATGATGTTTGATTCTAATGTAACATTATTTCCATCTGTTGTTAGATGTATTCTGGTGTTTCATACGAGCAACACTTGACAACAATGTGACATTTAAATCTAATGTAACGTTTTATTCTGGTGCCATGATATGTATTCTAGTGTTCCAAGTGAACAATACTTGACATCAATATGATGTTTaattctaatgttacattacatTTATCTGTCGTTAGATGTAGTCTGATGTTTCAAGCGAACAACAGTTGAAGTCGACatgacatttgattttgatgtaaCATATGAAGATTTTGTCTTTGGATGTTATATGATGTAAAATTCAACATCACATTGAAGTTTGAATTTAATGTTACATGTAAatcctaggggcaggacagatacagcgagagtaactctgttatcgaagtgttgctcagaattcctcaggattgccctggatcactctggttttcctgaagtgttgcctgataccagtgaaaaatcgagcagtcttgcctgatttcccgcttcgtagagacgtttctgaatggattcgagcgaaaagagttactcaggattgctcagagttgctccggattgcacagtgtcttgcccctagtgtaAATCTTATGTATTACTGTGTACATAGATGTTTCTTCGAAGTCTGAGAACATTAGGAGAACAACGATATACATTAAATGTTAAGGTTTTATAGATGTATGCTGATGTTTTCTACATTACAATTTCTATTCGGGAGCCTATTCGTCATATTGTGAAAAGGCCCATTACAATTTACCAAGTGGTATACTACAATATACTAACACTACCATTTGAAGTAATATAGGATATCATGTCATATTGGTCAGGAATAGTCGCTAGTGGTTGTGGACAACATGTGAAATAGTACGCTTTATGTTCACAACTATGCGGGCGGAGCAATCTTTTTCATTGCTTGAACAAGCTCAATTTGATGATATTAGCTTAATGTTTCCTAAATTCAAAAAAACTAGTGGCCGGCCGAGCACTCGATATTCTAAGCGGCAGCAGGAGCAGTAGCATCATCACGACGCTCTTTCGATACGGTAGGTGAGAAAAATATAGCATGCAGATGGTAACAACAGAACAGCCACCAATATTTGGTGTCATTTCACTACGGCTGGGACATTGAAcataaatttctcaatttttatACTCAAATGTGAAAGTAAACCATAAAAAGCTACATTCTGAGTTCCCACATATTCATATTCATAACCGACTATCACGTGTTTTTATTTACAATCTCCATCTCATCAAGACGACGCCTGCAGAAGCGTCTTCATTTTTTTCAGACGTCACTTTCAGTTTGACATTTGcgatcattcatttatttagttcacatcaaattcatgataatactgaatcaacaatttgccgccataatactcgatttgcagctgcagctctccatcctcggtcacgcccaacactcgccagatcacgctccacctggtccgcccatcgtgctctctgcgctccacgccttcttgtaccaaccggatggttagcaaacaccaactttgcagggttgttgtccggcattcttgcaacatgccctgcccaccgtatccttccagctttggccactttctggatactgtgttcgccgtaaagtgcagcgagctcgtggttcatcctcctccgccacacaccgttctcctgcacaccgccgaagatcgtccttagcacccgtcgctcgaaaactccgagtgcttgcaggtcctcctcgagcatcgtccatgtctcgtgtccgtagagaaccaccggtcttattaacgtcttgtacatggtacatttgcgATCACTGGCTTTTAAATTGACAGTTTTAAGTTTTTGGTCATGCCTTGAGATTGAGAGTCACGTCAGTTCGTCGGTGCTTATACTTTTTATTCATCGCTTGTTATGATTTATATTACACTCTCAAATAAGTTNNNNNNNNNNNNNNNNNNNNNNNNNNNNNNNNNNNNNNNNNNNNNNNNNNNNNNNNNNNNNNNNNNNNNNNNNNNNNNNNNNNNNNNNNNNNNNNNNNNNNNNNNNNNNNNNNNNNNNNNNNNNNNNNNNNNNNNNNNNNNNNNNNNNNNNNNNNNNNNNNNNNNNNNNNNNNNNNNNNNNNNNNNNNNNNNNNNNNNNNNNNNNNNNNNNNNNNNNNNNNNNNNNNNNNNNNNNNNNNNNNNNNNNNNNNNNNNNNNNNNNNNNNNNNNNNNNNNNNNNNNNNNNNNNNNNNNNNNNNNNNNNNNNNNNNNNNNNNNNNNNNNNNNNNNNNNNNNNNNNNNNNNNNNNNNNNNNNNNNNNNNNNNNNNNNNNNNNNNNNNNNNNNNNNNNNNNNNNNNNNNNNNNNNNNNNNNNNNNNNNNNNNNNNNNNNNNNNNNNNNNNNNNNNNNNNNNNNNNNNNNNNNNNNNNNNNNNNNNNNNNNNNNNNNNNNNNNNNNNNCCAGAACCTTAGCTACTCCTCGAACGACGTTGCGTGGAGTTCACTCGATTCGAACATCTTGGCCACGGCGGCCACCAACGGGGTGGTGTCGGTGTGGGATTTGTCCAAATTCGGACGCCAAAAGCAGCTGCTGGTTTACAACGAACACGAGCGCACGGCTCACTCGGTGGCTTTCCACGGGACGGAATCGAACCTGCTGATATCCGGCTCGCAGGACGGCACCATCAAGTGTTTTGATCTGCGCAGCGATAGGACGGCGATCAACACCTATTTTAGCAACTCGGAAAGCGTCCGGGATGTAAAGTTTAGTCCGCACGCGCCCAATACGTTCGCGGCGGTGTCCGAGAATGGAACAGGTAATTTTCGGTGGACCATTCTTACGTTTCTATTCTTTAGTTATGGTGTATTCTTTCCAGTCCAACTCTGGGATATCCGCAAAAACGATCGCTGCACATCACAGTTCACAGCGCACAGTGGACCAATCTACACATGCGATTGGCATCCACAACAACAGTGGCTGGCCACTGGAAGCAGAGACAAGCAAATTAAGGTTGCACATCCTATATACGCCTCCCTGACAAACGTATTAATCGATTCTATCATTCGACTCTTTTCCCATAGATTTGGAACACCAACCCGAAAAATTCGTCACTGGAAAATCCGAAGAACGTCTCACTAGAATACAGCATTCACACGATTGCCGTGGTGGGTCGAGTCCGTTGGCGTCCGGACAAAATGTACCACATTGCCAGCTGTGCCCTCGTCGTAGACTACAGCATCTACATATGGGACGTCCGGAGGCCATTCATCCCGTATGCCTCGTTCAACGAGCATTCGAATGTCACCACCGGGATCGCCTTCAAGGGCAACGACTCGCACATTTTGCTATCCACTAGCAAGGATTCCACCATATTCAAACACGTGTTCAAGGACGCATCGCGACCGGCCATCAAAGCGAATCCCCAAGGTGCCAGTTTTAACTTCAAGGGAGATCTGCTGTACGCGTACAAAATTAAGCTAGTTGGACCGCCTACGCCACCACCCGTTCAGAAAACAAGCCTGCTTGGGAGCAGACAGAAGACGCCCCCATCGACGGATCAGTTCCATTTGGCCAAGTCCAGTTTGTACCACTTTCTAACGAAGGTCCATTCTCCGAATGCCAAAGATGTTACGAAAACGTCTTTGTTGAAAGATTTTCACGCTCTCAAGGGTTGCGCTAAGGAATATATCCTTACCGGAGGTTCTTTAGCGGAAATTTGCGCACACAATGCGTCCGTTGCTAAAAAGTACGGAAAGACGAACGTCAGCTTCCTGTGGAATTTCATCAGCCAACTCTACGCTTATTCCTCGGCGGCAAATCTAAAACTAGAGCAACGGAACTCCAATGCCAGTCAAAGTCAGTCGAACCGCTTGATGGCACAGAATTCGAACCAGTCGAGCTCGGGCCGCCCTGGTGACGATAAAACCGGAAGCAATCCGAATCTGGGAAGTGCAGGCCTAGTGGCAAATCCAACCGACGATTTCCTAGAATTTCTGAATCCCAAGAGCGATCTGACTAGTATGCTCTGCGGAAAAGGCCAACTGCTCTCGGTGGACATCGAGCCCAACTGTTGTGACTTCGTTTTCGGCGAAACGGAGCTCACCTTCGACAACGTCAATTGTATCAAAGGCTTCCGGGATGGTTTCCTGTACACGGGACCCCACGATCTCATCAAGGACTACACTTTCCCATCGTCCAATCTGATAAACGCACACGAGCTACACCATGCCCGACCCAGGAAGGAACTGCACGCGGACAGTGCCCAGGAAAGCTCCCCACCGCCGAATCTGCCTTCCTTCCTGAAGATATCCGACGGAAATCCGGTGAATCCGCCGCTTTGGGAACCGCATCAGGTTCTAGCGGACTGCCTAACGCTGCAAACGGAAATAGGAGATGTCCAAACGGCGACCTGCATACTGATTGCACTCGGTGATCGCCGGCACAGCCTCCAGATCGACGAATCCATCCACGAGAACTGGCTGCTGTCCTACGTGGAGCTCCTGCATCGCCATCAGCTTTGGAACGAGGCGACGCAAATCATCAACCTGAGCTGGATTCGCAGCGTGTCGGATATGAACCAACAGTCCACTACGATGCACACAAACTGTGGAGACTGCGGAAGGCCGCTGTTGAATGCTGTTGGGTGGTACTGTGGCAAGTGTCGATCGGTGCAAAGTTCCAAGTGCAGCGTGTGCAACGGGGTTGTGAGAGGGCTGTACGCGTGGTGTCAGGGTTGTTCCCATGGGGGACATTTGCAGCATCTGAAGCACTGGTTTGCCAATAATCCCAAGTGCCCGAAGTGTGGTCACTTGTGTGAGTACGAGTAAGGTAAGTGAATTGTCAGATTTTATTCGGTATACCAATTTTTGTATAATATTACAACTTTTGTATCGTGCATTTAGAACTGATTTAACCGTTCTTTGTGATGACCATCCTTGGATCACTTCATAAGTTTCCGGCAACAGGGGCAAGTCGGACGTGTTTTATCATAAAAGAGATTTTCAGGTCAAAAATATCTTGATCTTGAGTGTAACTTATTACAATTTCAggcctttaggagttcctccgaagattcattcagggaatcttccaaggaatcttttcgggattctttccGTCATTTCTTGAttgatttctccgaagattccttcgggtatttctt contains:
- the LOC109421791 gene encoding GATOR2 complex protein WDR24 (The sequence of the model RefSeq protein was modified relative to this genomic sequence to represent the inferred CDS: added 173 bases not found in genome assembly), with product MNDDRTSSIRICQDGHANALALNRESTQIAVAGRSLLKVFSIENDGFTEVCNMRGGKNQNLSYSSNDVAWSSLDSNILATAATNGVVSVWDLSKFGRQKQLLVYNEHERTAHSVAFHGTESNLLISGSQDGTIKCFDLRSDRTAINTYFSNSESVRDVKFSPHAPNTFAAVSENGTVQLWDIRKNDRCTSQFTAHSGPIYTCDWHPQQQWLATGSRDKQIKIWNTNPKNSSLENPKNVSLEYSIHTIAVVGRVRWRPDKMYHIASCALVVDYSIYIWDVRRPFIPYASFNEHSNVTTGIAFKGNDSHILLSTSKDSTIFKHVFKDASRPAIKANPQGASFNFKGDLLYAYKIKLVGPPTPPPVQKTSLLGSRQKTPPSTDQFHLAKSSLYHFLTKVHSPNAKDVTKTSLLKDFHALKGCAKEYILTGGSLAEICAHNASVAKKYGKTNVSFLWNFISQLYAYSSAANLKLEQRNSNASQSQSNRLMAQNSNQSSSGRPGDDKTGSNPNLGSAGLVANPTDDFLEFLNPKSDLTSMLCGKGQLLSVDIEPNCCDFVFGETELTFDNVNCIKGFRDGFLYTGPHDLIKDYTFPSSNLINAHELHHARPRKELHADSAQESSPPPNLPSFLKISDGNPVNPPLWEPHQVLADCLTLQTEIGDVQTATCILIALGDRRHSLQIDESIHENWLLSYVELLHRHQLWNEATQIINLSWIRSVSDMNQQSTTMHTNCGDCGRPLLNAVGWYCGKCRSVQSSKCSVCNGVVRGLYAWCQGCSHGGHLQHLKHWFANNPKCPKCGHLCEYE